One Chlamydiota bacterium genomic region harbors:
- a CDS encoding CPBP family intramembrane metalloprotease, translating into MLGEPMCPRTRIAADWKTSPWPYFALALGWSWLFWIPVAASGLDTSAGPGVVLCIVGIFGPAVSAILLTCLASDKEAQREYWNRLINIRRIRPGWYVTIMLVAPVYSALAVLMAWIIKGEIPPLDTAVGYVTHPLTIMPFAITRMLYGPLPEEMGWRGYALDRLQRRWSALASSLVLGVIWAIWHMPMFFMRGSLMSDVFPLWSTGFWVAMGPGLLAGSVVMTWVYNNTRRSTLAAVLLHFMMNFTGEFLRLPGEIKNYQFVWLALIAVAVTMIYGPASLTGRSRRPPVGMGPESAQDMPGAQSDNMA; encoded by the coding sequence ATGCTCGGAGAGCCGATGTGCCCGAGAACACGGATTGCAGCGGACTGGAAGACAAGCCCGTGGCCCTACTTCGCACTGGCGCTCGGGTGGTCATGGCTGTTCTGGATCCCGGTTGCAGCGTCGGGGCTGGACACCTCGGCGGGGCCGGGGGTCGTTCTGTGTATCGTTGGAATCTTTGGGCCGGCGGTCTCGGCGATCCTCCTCACCTGCCTGGCATCCGACAAGGAGGCACAGCGGGAGTACTGGAACCGGCTGATCAATATCAGGCGAATACGGCCGGGATGGTACGTGACCATCATGCTGGTGGCGCCCGTCTACAGCGCCCTGGCCGTTCTGATGGCGTGGATCATCAAGGGGGAAATCCCTCCGCTCGATACGGCGGTCGGATATGTGACGCACCCCTTGACGATCATGCCGTTCGCGATCACAAGGATGCTCTATGGACCGCTGCCCGAGGAGATGGGGTGGCGCGGATACGCCCTGGACCGGCTGCAGAGAAGGTGGAGTGCGCTGGCCTCCAGCCTCGTACTGGGGGTCATTTGGGCGATCTGGCACATGCCGATGTTCTTCATGCGCGGCTCGTTGATGTCAGACGTATTCCCGCTGTGGTCAACGGGGTTCTGGGTCGCCATGGGACCGGGCCTCCTGGCGGGCTCCGTGGTCATGACATGGGTCTACAACAACACGCGCCGCAGCACGCTCGCTGCGGTCCTGCTGCACTTCATGATGAACTTCACCGGCGAGTTTCTGCGACTGCCCGGAGAGATCAAGAATTACCAGTTCGTGTGGCTGGCGCTGATCGCTGTTGCGGTGACGATGATCTATGGGCCTGCTTCGCTCACGGGAAGATCTCGCAGGCCTCCGGTCGGCATGGGGCCAGAATCCGCCCAAGACATGCCTGGAGCACAAAGCGACAACATGGCATGA
- a CDS encoding DUF4157 domain-containing protein, whose product MTAGLTPEQFGALLEAYCAWAEREERRIQRRGRALDPPEAEDARRIGVKRPERVRLLEVPAMPSPEHPLFVPAFGRSRLIPPETEALTLGYGVYLHRAHRGERALIAHELKHVAQTEALGGVRPFYRSYLAECLRHGYPNGPMEREAIRVEESFGNTAGD is encoded by the coding sequence ATGACCGCGGGGCTGACGCCGGAGCAGTTCGGCGCGCTCCTCGAGGCATACTGCGCCTGGGCCGAGCGCGAGGAGCGACGCATCCAACGCCGGGGGCGCGCGCTCGACCCCCCGGAGGCGGAGGACGCGCGGCGCATCGGGGTGAAGCGCCCCGAACGGGTGCGGCTGCTCGAGGTGCCGGCGATGCCCTCCCCGGAGCATCCGCTGTTCGTCCCCGCCTTCGGCAGGAGCCGTCTTATCCCGCCGGAGACCGAGGCGTTGACGCTGGGCTACGGCGTCTACCTCCACCGCGCGCACCGCGGGGAGCGCGCCCTCATCGCGCACGAACTGAAGCACGTCGCGCAGACCGAGGCGCTCGGGGGGGTGCGGCCCTTCTACCGGAGCTACCTCGCGGAGTGCCTCAGGCACGGGTACCCCAACGGCCCGATGGAACGGGAGGCGATACGGGTGGAGGAGTCGTTCGGGAACACCGCGGGAGATTGA
- a CDS encoding DoxX family membrane protein encodes MSPRAARWVRAAGLLLARLFLGGLFVYASLHKLADPVSFSRIVYGYKILPPWAINLTAIVLPGVELAAGALLLAGLLRRGAALAVSLSLLVFICALAFNLARGLDFDCGCFSFARTGPGAALDLLVRDVVFLALSCWVLLSPECPCSADRLLGRDA; translated from the coding sequence ATGAGTCCGCGCGCGGCGCGTTGGGTGCGGGCGGCGGGACTGCTCCTCGCCCGGCTGTTCCTCGGCGGCCTCTTCGTCTATGCGAGCCTCCACAAGCTCGCGGATCCGGTCTCGTTCAGCCGGATCGTCTACGGCTACAAGATCCTCCCCCCCTGGGCGATCAACCTCACAGCGATCGTCCTGCCCGGTGTGGAGCTCGCCGCGGGGGCGCTCCTCCTGGCGGGGCTGCTGCGCCGCGGCGCGGCGCTCGCCGTCTCTTTGAGCCTGCTCGTGTTCATCTGCGCGCTCGCCTTCAACCTCGCGCGCGGCCTCGACTTCGATTGCGGCTGCTTCTCCTTCGCCCGCACCGGGCCGGGCGCGGCGCTGGATCTGCTCGTCCGCGACGTCGTCTTCCTGGCGCTCTCCTGCTGGGTCCTCCTTTCGCCCGAATGCCCTTGCTCCGCGGATCGGCTTCTCGGCCGGGACGCCTGA
- a CDS encoding 3'-5' exonuclease — protein sequence MTPAQRRPRRPPGHPPAEGYPLDTPIDRIEFTVLDSETTGINPEEGHQIIEIGMARYGARGKISETFEALVRPTRPLSPEALAVHKIPPEQIARARPLEERIDEVLAFIGGSVIAAHNVKFDLTFLHTALRALGRPVPGNRAIDTIELSRRMWPEMKCHCLMCMARRLDLPHQGTHRALEDVYATAELLDAVIVRLREEKPRPVLLDLSPVRGDFTWSKGDAHARLEAALACAIRRAWPVHIFLYDRNACHFTKKTVDPVRVENGSLFARVAGEEGEREFPLISIAKALAAPA from the coding sequence ATGACACCCGCCCAGAGGCGGCCGCGACGCCCCCCCGGGCATCCGCCCGCGGAGGGGTACCCGCTCGACACCCCGATCGACCGGATCGAGTTCACGGTGCTCGACTCCGAGACCACCGGCATCAACCCGGAAGAGGGGCATCAGATCATCGAGATCGGGATGGCCCGCTACGGGGCCCGCGGCAAAATCTCCGAGACCTTCGAGGCCCTCGTCCGTCCCACGCGCCCGCTCTCCCCCGAGGCCCTCGCCGTGCACAAGATCCCACCGGAACAGATCGCGCGGGCGCGCCCGCTCGAGGAGCGCATCGACGAGGTCCTCGCCTTCATCGGCGGCTCGGTCATCGCGGCCCACAACGTAAAGTTCGACCTGACATTCCTCCACACCGCGCTCCGCGCGCTCGGGCGCCCGGTGCCCGGCAACCGGGCGATCGACACCATCGAGCTGAGCCGCCGGATGTGGCCGGAGATGAAGTGCCACTGCCTGATGTGCATGGCGCGCCGCCTCGACCTCCCCCACCAGGGGACGCACCGTGCGCTCGAGGACGTGTACGCCACGGCCGAGCTTCTCGACGCCGTCATCGTGCGCCTCCGCGAGGAGAAACCGCGGCCCGTTCTCCTCGACCTCTCGCCCGTGCGGGGCGATTTCACCTGGAGCAAGGGCGACGCACACGCGCGCCTCGAGGCGGCGCTCGCCTGCGCCATCCGCCGCGCATGGCCGGTCCACATCTTCCTCTACGACCGAAACGCCTGCCACTTCACGAAGAAGACCGTGGATCCGGTCAGGGTGGAGAACGGCAGCCTCTTCGCGCGCGTCGCCGGCGAGGAGGGCGAACGGGAGTTCCCCCTCATCAGCATCGCCAAGGCCCTCGCCGCGCCCGCCTAG
- a CDS encoding rhodanese-like domain-containing protein: MRARHHDPPRAARELALVLAAGALAGLLSNAVSPRGIPLLGDWTKPYGVRSAGGVHAPTYGNVEIGLAEAARLLDEGALFLDARPAEEYAAGHIPGAASFPEDEADERIEEALLLCGEAESTVVYCAGIDCDEAHLVARRLREAGVDAVRVFAGGLREWRAAGRATAAEGAP; the protein is encoded by the coding sequence ATGAGAGCCCGACACCACGATCCCCCGCGCGCCGCGCGGGAACTCGCGCTGGTTTTGGCCGCGGGTGCGCTCGCGGGGCTCCTGAGCAACGCCGTCTCCCCCCGCGGCATCCCGCTCCTGGGGGACTGGACGAAGCCGTACGGCGTCCGCTCCGCCGGCGGCGTGCACGCGCCGACCTACGGCAACGTGGAGATCGGGTTGGCCGAGGCGGCGCGCCTCCTCGACGAGGGCGCCCTCTTCCTCGACGCCCGCCCCGCGGAGGAGTACGCCGCGGGGCATATCCCCGGCGCGGCCTCCTTCCCGGAGGACGAGGCGGACGAGAGGATCGAGGAGGCCCTCCTGCTCTGCGGGGAGGCCGAATCGACGGTGGTCTACTGCGCGGGGATCGACTGCGACGAGGCGCACCTCGTCGCCCGCCGGCTGCGCGAGGCGGGGGTCGACGCCGTGCGCGTCTTCGCGGGCGGCCTCAGGGAGTGGCGCGCGGCGGGCAGGGCGACGGCCGCGGAGGGGGCCCCATGA
- a CDS encoding MBL fold metallo-hydrolase: protein MGAQIGSTARVAAALARGVLRLLVLAAPLAFADPASGAQGLRVYLIDVGQGDSTLLIFPNGQTMLIDAGEAEAAGAVIGLLDRLGIRALDFAVASHGHPDHIGGFGALAEAGYLGPSTTGYAWSGRQWGGIRWRRVRAGDLLCDCGGATVTCYAAGARVAGGAYVRPKGNNNARSIVLNVSYHGFDYLSGGDLTGTGHHPDVETPLGDALAGLGIRIDVYKVHHHGSRSSSNLHFLKRIMPEFATISVGADNPYGHPTRAVLNRLNHPEVGVRRIFLTERGCGATAHNVTVARGQILVATDGLRYTISSEGPGSAEFSFGPYPVDEFAGSWPMFSCVGDLLVP, encoded by the coding sequence ATGGGCGCCCAGATCGGATCCACCGCGCGCGTCGCCGCGGCCCTGGCGAGGGGGGTTCTCCGCCTCCTGGTCCTCGCCGCGCCGCTTGCCTTCGCCGACCCCGCCTCGGGCGCCCAAGGGCTCCGCGTCTACCTGATCGACGTGGGGCAGGGGGACTCGACGCTTCTGATCTTCCCGAACGGGCAGACGATGCTCATCGACGCCGGGGAAGCGGAGGCCGCGGGGGCGGTCATCGGCCTCCTCGACCGCCTCGGCATCCGCGCGCTGGATTTCGCCGTCGCGTCCCACGGCCACCCGGACCATATCGGCGGCTTCGGGGCGCTCGCCGAGGCGGGGTACCTGGGTCCCTCGACGACCGGGTACGCCTGGTCGGGGCGACAATGGGGCGGGATACGCTGGCGCCGCGTCAGGGCCGGCGATCTCCTCTGCGACTGCGGCGGCGCGACGGTGACCTGCTACGCGGCGGGGGCCCGCGTCGCGGGCGGGGCGTACGTGCGACCGAAGGGAAACAACAACGCGCGGAGCATCGTGTTGAACGTCAGCTACCACGGCTTCGACTACCTGTCGGGCGGCGATCTCACCGGGACCGGGCACCACCCCGACGTCGAGACCCCGCTCGGGGACGCCCTCGCCGGCCTGGGCATCCGCATCGACGTCTACAAGGTCCACCACCACGGGAGCCGCTCCAGTTCCAACCTCCATTTCCTCAAGAGGATCATGCCGGAGTTCGCGACGATCTCCGTGGGGGCGGACAACCCCTACGGGCATCCCACGCGGGCGGTGCTGAACCGGCTCAACCATCCGGAGGTCGGGGTGCGGAGGATATTCCTGACGGAGCGCGGCTGCGGGGCGACGGCCCACAACGTCACCGTGGCGCGGGGGCAGATCCTGGTCGCCACCGACGGCCTCCGCTACACCATCTCCAGCGAGGGCCCCGGGAGCGCGGAATTCTCGTTCGGCCCGTATCCGGTGGACGAGTTCGCGGGGTCCTGGCCGATGTTCTCCTGCGTGGGCGATCTTCTCGTTCCGTGA
- the msrB gene encoding peptide-methionine (R)-S-oxide reductase MsrB has protein sequence MYRRHGGDMVAPICALAASVLCCASGAAHGGIPAMKKATFAGGCFWCMEHPFRELEGVAEAVSGYTGGTGTNPTYGDYASKGHLEAVQVVYDPSKVRYADLLRLFWRQIDPTDAGGQFADRGPQYRSAIFYHDDEQKKEAEASKRALGKSEKFSAPIATEILPAGRFYRAEEYHQEYRQKCPVRYAAYRLGSGRDRFIKKHWGDDIETAASPTPTAAPVPGAARKERLTPLQYEVTQQCGTEPPFKNDYWDNRREGIYVDVVSGEPLFSSRDKFDSGTGWPSFTKPIGEDTVVRREDRALGMRRTEVRSRGADSHLGHVFDDGPAPTGLRYCINSAALKFIPKEEMEKAGYGKYLELLRRR, from the coding sequence ATGTACCGACGGCATGGGGGAGACATGGTTGCGCCAATCTGCGCCCTCGCCGCGAGCGTCCTGTGTTGCGCTTCGGGAGCGGCGCATGGAGGGATTCCCGCGATGAAAAAGGCGACATTCGCCGGCGGATGTTTCTGGTGTATGGAGCACCCGTTCAGGGAACTGGAAGGGGTCGCGGAGGCGGTCTCCGGGTATACGGGCGGGACCGGTACGAACCCGACCTACGGGGATTACGCGTCGAAGGGGCACCTTGAGGCGGTACAGGTCGTCTACGATCCTTCCAAGGTCCGCTACGCCGACCTGCTCCGCCTTTTCTGGAGGCAGATCGATCCGACGGACGCGGGGGGACAGTTCGCCGACCGGGGTCCGCAGTACCGGAGCGCCATCTTCTACCACGACGACGAGCAGAAGAAGGAGGCGGAGGCGTCGAAACGCGCGCTGGGGAAGTCGGAAAAATTCTCCGCCCCGATCGCCACGGAGATCCTTCCGGCGGGACGGTTCTACCGGGCCGAGGAGTATCACCAGGAGTACCGCCAGAAGTGCCCCGTCCGCTACGCGGCCTACCGGCTCGGCTCCGGGCGGGACCGGTTCATCAAAAAGCACTGGGGCGACGACATTGAAACCGCCGCCTCGCCGACGCCGACGGCGGCACCGGTTCCCGGCGCAGCCCGCAAGGAAAGATTGACCCCGCTTCAGTACGAGGTCACGCAGCAGTGCGGGACGGAGCCCCCGTTCAAAAACGACTACTGGGACAACCGCCGCGAGGGGATCTACGTGGACGTGGTCTCCGGGGAGCCGCTGTTCAGCTCCCGCGACAAGTTCGACTCAGGCACCGGCTGGCCTAGCTTCACGAAGCCGATCGGGGAGGACACCGTCGTGCGGCGGGAGGACCGCGCCCTCGGGATGCGGCGGACGGAGGTGCGGAGCAGGGGCGCCGATTCCCACCTCGGGCACGTCTTCGACGACGGCCCCGCTCCCACAGGGCTCCGCTACTGCATCAACTCCGCCGCGCTCAAGTTCATCCCGAAGGAGGAGATGGAAAAGGCCGGTTACGGAAAGTACCTGGAGCTTCTGCGGCGGCGATAG
- a CDS encoding AarF/ABC1/UbiB kinase family protein: protein MRYYALIRRRGELVRLRQVMAVLFRHGFGHVVYALRLGEHVPFLNRALGRDEEDRPLTFGARLRLSFEELGPTFIKFGQLLSNRSDLVPPEVVAELTRLQDHAPAFPFAEVRETVIAELHRPPEELFGEFESAPMAAASIAQVHRATLLSGERVVVKVQRPGIQRQVAVDLNILQLLAHGLERYLPESRAFAPVDLVRFFRKTIGRELDFVTEGRNAARFRHNFAGEPDIVVPEVHWRLTTPRVLVMEDVEGVRVDDSARLDALGIDHKEIALKGARAFLKQVFEDRFFHADPHPGNFSVLPDGRLALVDFGMAGRLDGDLLEELAQVVLAVSEWDASRAARHLLRLRLLDEEIDEDAFRSDLAYMIESYAGRPLKDINLGQVLNETIYIAGRYRIRVPPDCVLLGKAVVAMENVGRRLDPEFDMVAAARDYARRYALSRFSPGRVKERVEYMAGDLLHLLRELPGDLQLIVRKATRGKLKLEFEHRGLDTFIMEMDRSSNRIAFGLVVAALIVGSSVVILSDRGPHLFGLPLLGLAGFVLTGLLGLRLIFGIMRSGKL, encoded by the coding sequence GTGCGATACTATGCCCTCATCAGGCGTCGCGGCGAGCTGGTCCGCCTGCGGCAGGTGATGGCGGTCCTCTTCCGGCACGGCTTCGGCCACGTGGTCTACGCGCTCCGGCTCGGGGAGCACGTCCCATTCCTGAACCGCGCGCTCGGACGCGACGAGGAGGACCGCCCGCTCACCTTCGGCGCGCGCCTCCGCCTCTCCTTCGAGGAGCTCGGGCCCACCTTCATCAAGTTCGGCCAGCTTTTGAGCAACCGCTCGGATCTCGTCCCCCCCGAGGTCGTCGCGGAGCTGACGCGCCTCCAGGACCACGCGCCCGCCTTTCCGTTCGCCGAGGTCCGCGAGACCGTCATCGCCGAGCTCCACCGACCGCCGGAGGAGCTGTTCGGGGAGTTCGAGTCCGCGCCGATGGCCGCCGCCTCGATCGCACAGGTCCACCGGGCGACCCTTCTTTCCGGGGAGCGGGTGGTGGTCAAGGTGCAGCGGCCGGGGATCCAGCGCCAGGTGGCCGTCGACCTGAATATCCTCCAGCTGCTCGCCCACGGTCTCGAGCGCTACCTGCCCGAGAGCCGCGCCTTCGCGCCGGTGGATCTCGTGAGGTTCTTCCGCAAGACGATCGGCCGGGAGCTCGACTTCGTCACGGAGGGGAGGAACGCCGCGCGGTTCCGCCACAACTTCGCCGGGGAGCCGGATATCGTCGTCCCCGAGGTGCATTGGCGCCTCACGACCCCGCGCGTCCTCGTCATGGAGGATGTCGAGGGCGTGCGGGTGGACGACTCGGCGCGTCTCGACGCCCTCGGCATCGACCATAAGGAGATCGCCCTGAAGGGCGCGCGGGCGTTCCTCAAGCAGGTCTTCGAGGACCGGTTCTTCCACGCCGACCCGCACCCGGGAAACTTCTCGGTCCTCCCCGACGGCCGGCTCGCGCTCGTGGACTTCGGGATGGCGGGGCGGCTGGACGGGGATCTCCTGGAGGAGCTCGCGCAGGTGGTGCTGGCGGTGTCGGAGTGGGACGCCTCCCGGGCGGCGCGCCACCTCCTGCGCCTCCGCCTGCTCGACGAGGAGATCGACGAGGACGCGTTCAGGTCCGATCTCGCCTACATGATCGAGAGCTACGCGGGCCGTCCCCTGAAGGATATCAACCTCGGGCAGGTGTTGAACGAAACGATCTACATCGCGGGCCGCTACCGGATCCGCGTGCCGCCGGATTGCGTTTTGTTGGGGAAGGCGGTTGTCGCGATGGAGAACGTGGGACGGCGGCTCGATCCGGAGTTCGACATGGTCGCCGCCGCCCGCGACTACGCGCGCCGGTACGCGCTCTCGCGTTTCAGCCCCGGGCGCGTGAAGGAGCGGGTCGAGTATATGGCGGGCGACCTCCTCCACCTCCTGCGGGAGCTCCCGGGGGATCTCCAGCTCATAGTCCGCAAGGCCACGCGGGGCAAGCTCAAGCTCGAGTTCGAGCACCGCGGCCTCGACACCTTCATCATGGAGATGGACCGGTCGAGCAACAGGATCGCGTTCGGCCTGGTGGTGGCGGCGCTCATCGTCGGATCCTCGGTCGTGATCCTGAGCGATCGGGGCCCGCACCTGTTCGGGCTGCCGCTCCTCGGCCTCGCGGGGTTCGTCCTGACGGGGCTGCTCGGCCTGCGGCTCATATTCGGCATCATGCGTTCGGGGAAGCTGTGA
- a CDS encoding radical SAM protein has product MPVIEPAIRPPAEAGSFLLQVTTGCSAHGCTFCGAYAGKPFRSKPAGEVDADIAEERRARPGTRRVFLMDGDALALSNARLVPVLDRLLEAFPLLTRVSSYACGDQLAQRSGEELSALRDRELSLVYLGLESGSRDILERRRKRATVEEMVEGVRRADAAGIRSSVIVLLGLGGKERSAEHVRETVRALNRMQPRHLSFLSLMLIPGTPLWEEARRGRFVELDSAGLLREARDILAGLDLRRTVFRSDHASNHLFLEGRLPADRDKLVRALDLARAGGLPTRPDSSRGL; this is encoded by the coding sequence GTGCCCGTCATCGAACCCGCGATACGGCCCCCCGCGGAGGCCGGAAGCTTCCTGCTCCAGGTCACGACCGGCTGCTCGGCGCACGGCTGCACCTTCTGCGGCGCCTACGCGGGAAAACCGTTCCGATCCAAACCGGCGGGGGAGGTGGACGCCGACATCGCGGAGGAGCGGCGCGCCCGCCCCGGCACGCGGCGCGTCTTCTTGATGGACGGCGACGCGCTCGCCCTCTCCAACGCGCGCCTCGTCCCGGTCCTCGACCGGCTCCTCGAAGCGTTTCCGCTGCTCACCCGCGTGTCGAGCTACGCCTGCGGAGACCAGCTCGCCCAAAGGAGCGGCGAGGAGCTTTCCGCGCTCCGCGACCGGGAGCTCTCGCTCGTCTACCTGGGCCTGGAGAGCGGGAGCCGGGACATCCTCGAGCGCCGCCGCAAGCGCGCGACCGTCGAGGAGATGGTCGAGGGCGTGCGCAGGGCGGACGCCGCGGGGATACGGTCATCGGTCATCGTCCTCCTCGGCCTTGGCGGGAAGGAGCGCTCGGCGGAACACGTCCGCGAGACGGTACGCGCCCTCAACCGGATGCAGCCGCGTCATCTGTCGTTCCTCTCCCTCATGCTGATCCCCGGGACGCCGCTCTGGGAAGAGGCGCGGCGGGGCCGCTTTGTTGAACTCGACTCCGCCGGGCTCCTCCGCGAGGCGCGCGACATCCTCGCCGGACTCGACCTCCGCCGGACCGTCTTCCGCTCCGACCACGCCTCCAACCACCTCTTCCTCGAGGGGCGCCTCCCGGCCGACAGGGACAAACTGGTGCGCGCCCTCGACCTCGCCCGTGCGGGAGGGCTGCCCACGCGGCCCGATTCCTCTCGAGGGCTGTGA
- a CDS encoding DUF523 and DUF1722 domain-containing protein, with the protein MGDTIRLGISACLLGRNVRYDGGHQLDRYLSGTLGRFVEWVPVCPEVECGLQVPREAMRLVGDPASPRLVTRETGVDHTDRMVRWAGARLRALAQERLCGFVFKINSPSSGMRAVKVYRDAGVRKDGVGIWAREFMRHFPLLPVEDDGRLQDPGLRENFIERVFVLHRWHGYLDAGGALKGLVEFHTRHKLILMAHGPKALTELGALVARGKGMGRKALQEEYLRGLLEALKRPATVRQNTNVLYHIAGYFKKALSADEKKELGEVVTQYHDGLVPLVVPVTLLQHYVRKFREPYLARQHYLHPHPRELMLRNHV; encoded by the coding sequence GTGGGCGATACGATCAGGCTCGGGATAAGCGCCTGCCTGCTGGGGCGCAACGTGCGCTACGACGGCGGGCACCAGCTCGACCGCTACCTCTCCGGCACGCTGGGGCGGTTCGTGGAGTGGGTGCCCGTCTGCCCCGAGGTGGAATGCGGCCTCCAGGTGCCGCGCGAGGCGATGCGCCTGGTCGGCGACCCCGCGTCGCCCCGTCTCGTGACGCGCGAGACCGGCGTCGACCACACCGATCGGATGGTGCGATGGGCCGGCGCGCGGCTGAGGGCGCTCGCGCAGGAACGCCTCTGCGGCTTCGTCTTCAAGATCAACTCCCCCAGCTCCGGGATGCGCGCCGTGAAGGTCTACAGGGACGCGGGCGTCCGGAAGGACGGCGTCGGCATCTGGGCGAGGGAGTTCATGCGGCACTTCCCCCTCCTGCCCGTCGAGGACGACGGGCGCCTCCAGGACCCGGGCCTTCGGGAGAACTTCATCGAACGGGTCTTCGTGCTGCACCGCTGGCACGGCTACCTCGACGCCGGCGGCGCGCTGAAGGGGCTCGTGGAGTTCCACACGCGGCACAAGCTTATCCTGATGGCGCACGGGCCGAAGGCGCTCACGGAGCTGGGCGCGCTCGTGGCGCGGGGGAAGGGGATGGGCCGCAAGGCGCTCCAGGAAGAGTATCTACGCGGCCTGCTGGAGGCGTTGAAACGGCCGGCGACGGTACGGCAGAACACGAACGTGCTCTACCATATCGCGGGCTACTTCAAGAAGGCGCTCTCCGCGGACGAGAAGAAGGAGCTGGGCGAGGTGGTGACGCAGTACCACGACGGGCTGGTGCCGCTCGTCGTCCCCGTGACCCTCCTCCAACACTACGTGCGCAAGTTCCGGGAGCCGTACCTCGCCCGGCAGCACTATCTGCACCCGCACCCGCGCGAGCTGATGCTGCGCAATCACGTGTAG
- a CDS encoding transporter substrate-binding domain-containing protein produces the protein MNRTHLPAAARTLLAAALFSTTLLPNAVCAFGARRPLRVATKPIAPFVLLEHGRLTGFSIDLWDAIAHKLGRAYTLVDTGTTPALIEAVRDGDADLGIAGVSMTSERAKVVDFSCPYFMSGLQILVERGAVTRHSGVAGYFLLLLTEAGHIALILLAFFSVVAVFAHIVWFCERHHNPDFSRGYLAGIYDALWWSAQTFTTVGYGDKTPRRPIGRLFGILWMLVGCILFSYLTASITTRLTLRGINLEGVRVADLVHWRVATVKGSTAAQYLAAEMIHPDEFDSPEEACAALKSGQVEAVVYDYPFLAYYAAREGKGKVMLAGPVFHSEAYALVLPSGSPHRESINRAVLELLEDGTWDKLSQKWLRPQIRR, from the coding sequence ATGAACAGGACGCACCTTCCCGCGGCGGCGCGCACCCTCCTGGCCGCCGCCCTCTTCTCCACGACGCTTCTCCCCAACGCGGTGTGCGCCTTCGGGGCCAGGAGGCCGCTCCGCGTCGCGACGAAGCCGATCGCGCCGTTCGTGCTCCTGGAGCACGGGCGCCTCACCGGGTTCAGCATAGACCTGTGGGACGCCATCGCGCATAAGCTCGGCCGCGCCTACACGCTCGTCGACACCGGCACCACCCCCGCGCTCATCGAGGCGGTGCGCGACGGCGACGCGGACCTCGGCATCGCCGGCGTCAGCATGACCTCCGAGCGCGCCAAGGTCGTCGATTTCAGCTGCCCCTACTTCATGTCCGGCCTCCAGATACTGGTTGAGCGCGGCGCGGTCACGCGCCACAGCGGCGTCGCGGGATACTTCCTCCTTCTCCTCACGGAGGCGGGCCATATCGCGCTCATCCTCCTGGCGTTCTTCTCGGTCGTCGCCGTCTTCGCGCATATCGTCTGGTTCTGCGAGCGGCACCACAACCCCGACTTCTCGCGCGGCTACCTCGCCGGCATCTACGACGCGCTCTGGTGGTCGGCGCAGACCTTCACGACGGTCGGCTACGGCGACAAGACCCCGCGCCGGCCGATCGGGCGGCTCTTCGGGATTCTCTGGATGCTCGTCGGCTGCATCCTCTTCTCCTACCTCACGGCGAGCATCACGACGCGCCTGACGCTGCGCGGCATCAACCTGGAAGGCGTCCGGGTGGCGGACCTCGTCCACTGGCGCGTGGCGACGGTGAAGGGGAGCACCGCGGCGCAGTACCTCGCCGCCGAGATGATCCACCCGGATGAGTTCGACAGCCCCGAAGAGGCCTGCGCGGCACTCAAGAGCGGCCAGGTGGAGGCGGTCGTCTACGACTACCCGTTCCTCGCGTACTATGCCGCCCGCGAGGGGAAGGGGAAGGTGATGCTGGCGGGCCCGGTCTTCCACAGCGAGGCGTACGCGCTCGTCCTTCCCAGCGGCAGTCCGCACCGCGAGTCGATCAACCGCGCGGTCCTCGAACTGCTCGAGGACGGCACCTGGGACAAGCTCTCCCAGAAGTGGCTGAGGCCGCAGATCCGCCGCTGA